Within Ovis aries strain OAR_USU_Benz2616 breed Rambouillet chromosome 3, ARS-UI_Ramb_v3.0, whole genome shotgun sequence, the genomic segment ACGATATCGACTTCTTGTGCAAGGTACGCGGGTGAGCAGGGAGCCCTTCAAGTTCTCAGGCTTGGCCTTCTGTCCTCGGCTTTGGGGGTTCTCTTCCCGCTCTGACTTTTTTAGATTCGGGAAAAACCCCAGAGTTTGCACTGTTGCTCGAGCCTTGTGGGCGGGGAGAAGGAGCAGCTGGGAGGAAAGGCAGAAGGGAGTCGCTGTAGCTGTTAAGTTTCACCGCAGCCACGCTGCCCGGGGCTTCCCGGACGGGGTTTGCGCCGCCCAGGCCTGCGGCCCACGGCTGAGGATCACATGTCGCGACGCAGCGCGGCCTAGGGTGGGAGAGTCCGGCTCCTCCCAGTACGAACTTGATTCTTGTGCGCGTTTAAGTGTGGAAGTTGGGCCGAATCGAGATccgaaaaaaggaaaaagaatcggAGGGCTGGTAGTGGCTACTCCGCAACTCGCCCCaactcttccctcctcccttttcatCTCTTCCCCGCTCCCCTCCTCTTGGCAGACGGAGAAATCCCTGGCCAACCTCAATCTGAACAACATGCTGGACAAGAAGGCGGTGGGGACACCCGTGGCCACCGCCCCCAGCTCGGGCTTCACGCCGGGCTTCCTCCGACGGCACTCGGCCAGCAACCTGCACGCGCTCGCCCACCCCGCGCCTAGCCCCGGCAGCTGCTCGCCCAAGTTCCCGGGCGCGGCTAACGGTAGCGCGGCGGCCGGCGGCTCGGCCTCCTACGGCACCCTCAAGGAGCCGTCGGGGGGCGGCGGCACCGCCCTGCTGAACAAGGAGAACAAATTCCGGGACCGCTCGTTCAGCGAGAACGGAGAGCGCAGCCAGCACCTCCTGCACCTGCAGCAACAGCAGAAGGGGGGCGGCGGCTCCCAGATCAATTCGACCCGCTACAAAACTGAGCTGTGCCGGCCCTTCGAGGAGAGTGGCACCTGCAAGTACGGCGAGAAGTGCCAGTTCGCGCACGGCTTCCACGAGCTGCGCAGCCTGACGCGGCACCCCAAGTACAAGACCGAGCTGTGCCGCACCTTCCACACCATCGGCTTCTGCCCCTACGGGCCGCGCTGCCACTTCATCCACAACGCTGATGAGCGGCGACCCGCGCCGTCCGGGGGCGCCTCCGGGGACTTGCGCACCTTCAGCGCCCGCGACGCGCTGCACCTAGGCTTCCCGCGGGAACCGCGGCCCAAGCTGCACCATAGCCTCAGCTTCTCGGGCTTCCCGTCGGGCCACCACCAGCCCCCTGGGGGCCTCGAGTCGCCCCTGCTTCTCGACAGCCCCACGTCGCGCACACCGCCGCCACCCTCCTGCTCTTCGGCCTCGT encodes:
- the ZFP36L2 gene encoding mRNA decay activator protein ZFP36L2, whose product is MSTTLLSAFYDIDFLCKTEKSLANLNLNNMLDKKAVGTPVATAPSSGFTPGFLRRHSASNLHALAHPAPSPGSCSPKFPGAANGSAAAGGSASYGTLKEPSGGGGTALLNKENKFRDRSFSENGERSQHLLHLQQQQKGGGGSQINSTRYKTELCRPFEESGTCKYGEKCQFAHGFHELRSLTRHPKYKTELCRTFHTIGFCPYGPRCHFIHNADERRPAPSGGASGDLRTFSARDALHLGFPREPRPKLHHSLSFSGFPSGHHQPPGGLESPLLLDSPTSRTPPPPSCSSASSCSSSASSCSSASAASTPSGAPTCCASAAAAAAAALLYGTGGAEDLLAPGAPCATCSSASCANNAFAFGPELSSLITPLAIQTHNFAAVAAAAYYRSQQQQQQQQGLVPPAQPPAPPSAPLPASAAAPPSPPFSFQLPRRLSESPVFDAPPSPPDSLSDRDSYLSGSLSSGSLSGSESPGLDPGRRLPIFSRLSISDD